The Geothrix sp. genome window below encodes:
- a CDS encoding L-lactate permease has product MTPWTQVYSPVMGNIFLSALVAALPVFVLLGFLAKHVKAHYSAILGLLTCYAVAVLIYKMPAGMASMAAVHGALFGLMPIGWIVLNAIFIYDITVKSGDFEVVKHSIAGLAGDRRIQALLIAFSFGAFIEGAAGFGTPVAISAAMLIGLGFRPLQAAGLALIGNTAPVAYGALGSPLIALAGVTGLPLDMLSAAAGRILPIFSLIVPFWIIWTMAGRKAMMEVWPACLVAGGSFAITQFAVSNFHGPWLVDIIGAIVSMVALVLFLKVWQPKTTWRYEHEREDAHAVKVEQPAGKVVKAWLPWVFLSLFVFAWGTPQVKTFLNGGTKDKPNFLYGYTVKNFEIPLLHKNVIKAPPVVAKPSAETAVWTFNWLSLTGTSLLLAGILSGLVAGFSFLELVKIFGKTVNRVKISLLTIAAMLGLGFVSKSAGLDATMGLAFASTGVLFPFFSAMLGWLGVALTGSDTSANVLFGGLQKITAQQLGLNPILTAAANTTGGVMGKMIDAQSLVVASVATNQQGEEGTILRYVFFHSLALAAMVGVVVFLYAKVLPANWMPQLPPAAPAAVTAPAPVAPAAPATVPAPAPAK; this is encoded by the coding sequence ATGACCCCGTGGACCCAAGTCTATTCCCCCGTCATGGGGAATATCTTCCTCTCCGCACTGGTGGCAGCTTTGCCAGTCTTCGTGCTGTTGGGCTTCCTGGCCAAACATGTCAAGGCCCACTACTCGGCCATCCTGGGCCTCCTCACCTGTTACGCGGTGGCCGTCCTGATCTACAAGATGCCCGCGGGCATGGCCAGCATGGCCGCCGTGCACGGCGCCCTGTTCGGTCTGATGCCCATCGGCTGGATCGTGCTGAACGCCATCTTCATCTACGACATCACCGTGAAGTCCGGGGATTTCGAAGTGGTGAAGCACTCCATCGCCGGCCTGGCCGGTGACCGCCGCATCCAGGCCCTGCTGATCGCCTTCAGCTTCGGCGCCTTCATCGAGGGCGCCGCCGGCTTCGGCACGCCCGTGGCGATTTCCGCGGCCATGCTGATCGGCCTGGGCTTCCGCCCCCTCCAGGCCGCCGGTCTGGCCCTCATCGGCAACACCGCTCCCGTGGCCTACGGCGCCCTGGGCAGTCCCCTGATCGCCCTCGCCGGCGTGACCGGCCTGCCCCTGGACATGCTCAGCGCCGCCGCGGGCCGCATCCTGCCCATCTTCTCGCTGATCGTGCCCTTCTGGATCATCTGGACCATGGCCGGGCGGAAAGCCATGATGGAAGTCTGGCCGGCCTGCCTCGTGGCCGGTGGCAGCTTCGCCATCACGCAGTTCGCGGTGAGCAACTTCCACGGCCCCTGGCTGGTGGACATCATCGGCGCCATCGTCTCCATGGTGGCCCTGGTCCTGTTCCTGAAGGTCTGGCAGCCCAAGACCACCTGGCGCTATGAGCACGAGCGTGAAGATGCCCACGCGGTGAAGGTCGAACAGCCCGCCGGCAAGGTCGTCAAGGCCTGGCTGCCCTGGGTGTTCCTGTCCCTGTTCGTGTTCGCCTGGGGCACGCCCCAGGTCAAGACCTTCCTCAACGGCGGCACCAAGGACAAGCCGAACTTCCTCTACGGCTACACCGTCAAGAACTTCGAGATCCCCCTGCTCCACAAGAATGTGATCAAGGCTCCCCCCGTCGTGGCCAAGCCTTCCGCTGAAACCGCGGTCTGGACCTTCAACTGGCTCTCGCTGACGGGCACCAGCCTTCTCCTGGCCGGCATTCTCAGTGGCCTCGTGGCGGGCTTCAGCTTCCTGGAACTCGTCAAGATCTTCGGCAAGACCGTCAATCGCGTGAAGATCTCCCTGCTGACCATCGCCGCCATGCTGGGCCTTGGTTTCGTCTCCAAGTCCGCGGGCCTGGACGCCACCATGGGCCTCGCCTTCGCCAGCACCGGCGTGCTGTTCCCCTTCTTCAGCGCCATGCTGGGCTGGCTGGGCGTGGCCCTGACCGGCAGCGACACCTCCGCCAATGTGCTGTTCGGTGGCCTCCAGAAGATCACTGCCCAGCAGCTGGGCCTGAACCCGATCCTCACCGCCGCGGCCAATACCACCGGCGGCGTCATGGGCAAGATGATCGACGCCCAGAGCCTCGTGGTGGCCTCCGTGGCCACCAACCAGCAGGGCGAGGAGGGCACCATCCTCCGTTATGTGTTCTTCCACAGCCTGGCCCTGGCGGCCATGGTCGGCGTCGTGGTCTTCCTCTATGCGAAGGTCCTGCCCGCCAACTGGATGCCTCAGCTTCCTCCCGCCGCGCCTGCGGCGGTGACGGCACCCGCCCCCGTTGCCCCGGCCGCTCCGGCGACCGTGCCCGCCCCTGCCCCGGCCAAGTAG
- a CDS encoding LutB/LldF family L-lactate oxidation iron-sulfur protein yields MHAETEVHFRDAAAKALLDPQLRANFRRAMDGLITKRKAQFPDPRDLQDLRDLSTAIRSRSLLNLPELLEQFEANCTKNGIKVHWAETCEQANELILGIMQAKGAKTLVKGKSMVSEEMHLNAFLESKGIEALESDLGEYIIQLDGETPSHIIMPAIHKNKDQIARQFSQKIKDAKYTEDVDELTAMARKVLRQKFLDADAGLSGVNFAVAETGTLCLVENEGNGRMSTHVPPLHIAVMGLEKVVARLEDVAPLYAILTRSATGQAVSTYFNMITGPRGAGEKDGPQEVHLVILDNGRSRIYADPQLRATLRCIRCGACMNHCPVYTRVGGHAYEAVYPGPIGKILTPQMEGVGVRHDLIHGSSLCGACGEVCPVEIPIPEILVRLRREATHEDLGSTVAGKGTGRTATEDWAWRLWAGVTKRPVLYRIATWFATRFGKALPAGAPLIKNWTQSRTKPVPARRSLSERMRAEGGPHA; encoded by the coding sequence GTGCACGCTGAGACTGAAGTCCACTTCCGCGATGCCGCCGCCAAGGCCTTGCTGGATCCCCAGCTCCGGGCCAATTTCCGCCGCGCCATGGATGGCCTCATCACCAAGCGCAAGGCCCAGTTCCCGGATCCCCGCGACCTGCAGGATCTCCGCGACCTGAGCACGGCCATCCGCTCCCGGAGCCTGCTGAACCTGCCGGAACTGCTCGAGCAATTCGAGGCCAACTGCACGAAGAATGGCATCAAGGTCCACTGGGCGGAGACCTGCGAGCAGGCCAACGAGCTGATCCTGGGCATCATGCAGGCCAAGGGCGCCAAGACCCTGGTCAAGGGCAAGAGCATGGTCTCCGAGGAGATGCACCTCAACGCCTTCCTCGAATCCAAGGGCATCGAGGCCCTGGAATCCGATCTGGGCGAGTACATCATCCAGCTCGATGGCGAGACGCCGAGCCACATCATCATGCCGGCCATCCACAAGAACAAAGACCAGATCGCCCGGCAGTTCAGCCAGAAGATCAAGGACGCGAAGTACACCGAGGATGTGGACGAGCTCACGGCCATGGCCCGGAAGGTGCTGCGCCAGAAGTTCCTGGATGCGGATGCGGGCCTGTCCGGCGTGAACTTCGCCGTCGCGGAAACCGGCACCCTGTGTCTGGTGGAAAACGAGGGCAACGGCCGCATGAGCACCCATGTGCCGCCCCTCCACATCGCCGTCATGGGCCTGGAGAAGGTCGTGGCGAGGCTGGAGGATGTGGCGCCGCTCTACGCCATCCTCACGCGCTCGGCCACCGGCCAGGCGGTGAGCACCTACTTCAACATGATCACCGGCCCCCGGGGCGCGGGCGAGAAGGATGGCCCCCAGGAAGTCCACCTGGTCATCCTCGACAACGGTCGCTCGCGGATCTACGCCGATCCCCAGCTGCGCGCCACCCTGCGCTGCATCCGCTGCGGCGCCTGCATGAACCACTGCCCGGTCTACACCCGCGTGGGCGGTCACGCCTACGAGGCCGTCTACCCCGGTCCCATCGGCAAAATCCTCACGCCGCAGATGGAGGGTGTGGGCGTGCGCCATGACCTGATTCACGGCTCCAGCCTCTGCGGGGCTTGCGGAGAGGTCTGCCCCGTGGAGATCCCCATTCCGGAAATCCTGGTGCGTCTCCGCCGCGAGGCCACCCACGAGGATCTGGGATCGACCGTGGCCGGCAAGGGGACGGGCCGCACCGCCACCGAGGACTGGGCCTGGCGCCTCTGGGCCGGCGTCACCAAGCGCCCCGTCCTCTACCGGATCGCCACCTGGTTCGCCACCCGCTTCGGAAAGGCCCTGCCCGCCGGCGCGCCCCTGATCAAGAACTGGACCCAGTCCCGCACCAAGCCCGTGCCCGCCCGCCGCTCGCTCAGCGAACGGATGCGCGCCGAGGGAGGCCCCCATGCCTGA
- a CDS encoding very short patch repair endonuclease codes for MGKATPLTRSEVMARIRGRDTSPELALRKELHARGARFRVDYRIPGVGRVDIAFTRRRLAIFVDGCFWHCCPEHGVRPKTNVAFWRDKLDGNRARDAKQVLVLRSMGWSVIRVWEHDLEADLASVTRTVLEVLHSPEEDHQ; via the coding sequence ATGGGAAAGGCGACCCCGCTGACACGATCCGAGGTCATGGCGCGAATCCGCGGCCGGGACACCTCGCCGGAACTGGCCCTGCGCAAGGAACTGCACGCGCGTGGTGCCCGCTTCCGGGTGGACTACCGGATCCCGGGGGTCGGAAGGGTCGACATCGCGTTCACCCGCCGGCGGCTGGCCATCTTCGTGGACGGCTGCTTCTGGCACTGCTGCCCGGAGCATGGGGTCAGGCCGAAAACCAACGTCGCGTTCTGGCGGGACAAGCTGGACGGCAACCGGGCCAGGGATGCCAAGCAGGTCCTGGTGCTCCGGTCCATGGGCTGGTCCGTGATCAGGGTGTGGGAACACGACCTGGAGGCGGATCTGGCATCGGTCACCAGGACGGTATTGGAAGTGTTGCATTCACCTGAGGAAGACCATCAATGA
- a CDS encoding (Fe-S)-binding protein, translating to MNGSKPKKVYFYGTCLVDLFFPDAGMAGIQLLREAGVEVVFPEGQTCCGQPAFNCGYWEEAREVARTQVALFPQDLPVVLPSGSCAGMMKVHYPELFHGQPDEAKVRAFSARVYELTQFLVDVLDVKLKDLGEPVKVTWHSSCHAVRDLGLKGEPQALIGQLAHVELAPLTREHECCGFGGTFSVRQPEISAAMSCDKAADAEATGASVVLSTDGGCLLNVNGTLEAKNSKLKVQHVAEFLWERTRAR from the coding sequence GTGAATGGATCGAAACCCAAAAAGGTCTACTTCTACGGCACTTGCCTGGTGGACCTGTTCTTTCCCGATGCAGGCATGGCGGGCATCCAGCTCCTGCGTGAAGCCGGAGTGGAGGTGGTCTTCCCCGAGGGCCAGACCTGCTGCGGCCAGCCCGCCTTCAACTGCGGCTACTGGGAGGAGGCCCGCGAGGTGGCGCGCACCCAGGTGGCGCTCTTCCCCCAGGATCTGCCTGTGGTCCTGCCCTCCGGCAGCTGTGCGGGCATGATGAAGGTCCACTATCCCGAGCTTTTCCATGGGCAGCCGGACGAGGCTAAGGTCCGCGCCTTCAGCGCCCGGGTCTACGAGTTGACCCAGTTCCTTGTGGATGTGCTGGATGTGAAGCTGAAGGATCTGGGCGAACCCGTGAAGGTCACCTGGCACAGCTCCTGCCACGCGGTCCGCGACCTTGGCTTGAAGGGCGAGCCCCAGGCGCTCATCGGCCAGCTCGCCCATGTGGAACTGGCGCCCCTGACCCGGGAGCACGAGTGCTGCGGCTTCGGCGGCACCTTCTCAGTGCGGCAGCCGGAGATCTCCGCGGCCATGTCCTGCGACAAGGCCGCGGATGCCGAAGCGACCGGCGCATCCGTGGTCCTTTCCACAGATGGTGGCTGCCTGCTCAATGTGAATGGCACCCTGGAAGCCAAGAACAGCAAGCTCAAGGTCCAGCATGTCGCCGAATTCCTGTGGGAGCGCACCCGTGCACGCTGA
- a CDS encoding FAD-binding and (Fe-S)-binding domain-containing protein produces MSTAAIATSLKEALVAIVGPDRVLDRPVDLIAFASDASFYRLIPKAVVFAGSVDEVRALFRLSREFQVPMTFRAAGTSLSGQSVSDGILVEVARNWRGIQVLEGGAKVKVQPGVIGAHVNHALRPYRAKMGPDPASINTCTVGGILSNNSSGMCCGVTQNAYHTLESLTFVLPSGTVIDTAAADADARFREAEPALAEGLLKLKADLEANQPLAQRIRAKYKMKNTTGYSLNAFIDYERPVDIFRNLLVGSEGTLAFIAEAVLNSVPDLPVKVTGFLIFSDLHAACAAIVPLRDAGAAALELLDRASLRSVENQAGTPPTIKTLPEGAAALLVEFQGKDESARADLERRALAAAADLTLLEPARFTHDPVEQALMWKIRSGTFPSVGAVRQRGTTVLIEDVAFPIEKLADAAVDLTKLFVKHRYDEAILFGHAKDGNLHFVITQSFNDQAAVDRYSALIDDVVELVVKKYDGALKAEHGTGRNMAPFVEAEWGPEAKAVMEQLKALVDPQRLLNPGVILNADPKCHLSDLKPMPGVEEEVDKCIECGYCEPKCPSRELTLTPRQRIVVRREMARLETNREDPALLSSLREAFPYMALDTCAVDGLCATACPVGIDTGQLTKRFRRANHSRRAQKIALSVARNFASVEPAMRLALRSGHIVQSLFGPKVMPFITRAMKAFGASHQWSPEMPKPAKAALPVTKLEGAQAIYFPACISRMMGYLPGEPEELSLVEALVKVAERAGYPVHIPFDVEGTCCGVPFSSKGYDEAHRYTVNHAIEKFWEWSQQGRLAIVMDTSPCTYGVITSRGYLTPENQARFDKLKIIDSTAFANEVLLPRLKVTRKVGSVVLHPVCSVTKMNLLPQLEGVAKACADKVLVPRDAGCCGFAGDRGFTHAELTASATKHEAREVKTQSFDGYYASSRTCEVGMTRSTGQVYRSFLYLLESATRPEASK; encoded by the coding sequence ATGAGCACTGCCGCCATCGCCACTTCCTTGAAGGAAGCCCTCGTTGCCATCGTCGGCCCGGATCGCGTTCTGGATCGACCCGTCGACCTGATCGCCTTCGCCTCCGATGCGAGCTTCTACCGCCTCATCCCCAAGGCGGTGGTCTTCGCAGGCAGCGTGGACGAGGTCCGGGCCCTGTTCCGGCTGAGCCGCGAGTTCCAGGTCCCCATGACCTTCCGGGCTGCGGGCACGAGCCTGTCCGGGCAGTCGGTCTCCGACGGCATCCTCGTGGAAGTCGCCCGCAACTGGCGCGGCATTCAGGTGCTGGAGGGCGGCGCCAAGGTGAAGGTGCAGCCCGGCGTCATCGGCGCCCATGTGAACCACGCCCTGCGCCCCTACCGCGCCAAGATGGGGCCTGATCCGGCCTCCATCAACACCTGCACTGTGGGCGGCATCCTCTCCAACAACTCCAGTGGCATGTGCTGTGGCGTGACCCAGAACGCGTACCACACCCTGGAATCCCTGACCTTCGTCCTGCCTTCGGGCACCGTGATCGATACGGCCGCTGCGGACGCGGATGCACGCTTCCGAGAGGCAGAACCGGCACTGGCCGAAGGGCTGCTCAAGCTGAAGGCCGACCTGGAAGCCAACCAGCCGCTGGCCCAGCGCATCCGCGCCAAGTACAAGATGAAGAACACGACGGGCTATTCCCTCAACGCCTTCATCGACTACGAACGCCCGGTGGACATCTTCCGCAACCTCCTGGTGGGCTCGGAAGGCACCCTGGCCTTCATCGCCGAGGCCGTGCTGAACTCCGTGCCAGACCTGCCCGTGAAGGTGACGGGTTTCCTGATCTTCTCTGACCTGCATGCGGCCTGCGCGGCCATCGTGCCCCTGCGGGATGCCGGTGCCGCGGCCCTGGAGCTGCTGGACCGGGCCTCGCTGCGGTCCGTGGAGAACCAGGCTGGCACACCCCCCACCATCAAGACCCTGCCCGAGGGCGCCGCGGCGCTGCTGGTGGAGTTCCAGGGCAAGGATGAGTCCGCCCGGGCAGATCTGGAGCGCCGAGCGCTGGCCGCCGCCGCGGACCTCACGCTGCTCGAGCCCGCCCGCTTCACCCACGATCCCGTGGAGCAGGCCCTCATGTGGAAGATCCGCTCTGGCACCTTCCCGTCCGTGGGCGCGGTGCGTCAGCGGGGCACCACCGTGCTGATCGAGGATGTGGCCTTCCCCATCGAGAAACTGGCGGATGCCGCGGTGGATCTCACCAAGCTCTTCGTCAAGCACCGCTATGACGAGGCCATCCTCTTCGGGCACGCCAAGGACGGCAACCTGCACTTCGTCATCACCCAGTCCTTCAACGATCAGGCCGCCGTGGACCGTTACTCGGCCCTCATCGACGATGTGGTGGAACTGGTGGTGAAGAAATACGATGGTGCCCTGAAGGCCGAGCACGGCACGGGCCGCAACATGGCGCCCTTCGTGGAAGCCGAGTGGGGACCCGAGGCCAAGGCCGTGATGGAACAGCTCAAGGCCCTGGTGGATCCCCAGCGCCTGCTGAACCCCGGCGTCATCCTCAATGCCGATCCCAAGTGCCACCTGTCCGACCTCAAGCCCATGCCGGGCGTGGAAGAGGAAGTCGACAAGTGCATCGAGTGCGGCTACTGCGAGCCCAAGTGCCCCAGCCGCGAGTTGACGCTCACGCCGCGCCAGCGCATCGTGGTGCGCCGCGAGATGGCCCGGCTGGAAACCAACCGCGAGGATCCCGCCCTGCTCTCCTCCCTGCGGGAAGCCTTTCCCTACATGGCCCTGGATACCTGCGCGGTGGATGGCCTGTGCGCCACGGCCTGTCCCGTGGGCATCGACACCGGCCAGCTCACCAAGCGCTTCCGCCGGGCCAACCACAGCCGCCGGGCGCAGAAGATCGCCCTGTCCGTGGCCCGCAACTTCGCTTCGGTGGAGCCGGCCATGCGCCTGGCCCTGCGCAGCGGCCACATCGTGCAGAGCCTCTTCGGCCCCAAGGTGATGCCCTTCATCACCCGTGCCATGAAGGCCTTCGGCGCCTCCCACCAGTGGAGCCCCGAGATGCCGAAGCCCGCCAAGGCCGCCCTCCCGGTGACCAAACTGGAGGGCGCGCAGGCCATCTACTTCCCCGCCTGCATCTCCCGCATGATGGGCTACCTGCCCGGGGAGCCCGAGGAGCTGAGCCTGGTGGAAGCGCTCGTGAAGGTGGCGGAGCGCGCCGGGTACCCCGTCCACATCCCCTTCGATGTGGAAGGCACCTGCTGTGGCGTGCCCTTCTCCTCCAAGGGCTATGACGAGGCCCACCGCTACACGGTGAACCACGCCATCGAGAAGTTCTGGGAGTGGAGCCAGCAGGGCCGCCTGGCCATCGTGATGGACACCAGCCCCTGCACTTACGGCGTTATCACCAGCCGCGGGTACCTCACGCCCGAGAACCAGGCCCGGTTCGACAAGCTGAAGATCATCGACAGCACGGCCTTCGCCAACGAGGTGCTCCTGCCCCGCCTGAAGGTGACGCGAAAGGTCGGTTCCGTGGTCCTCCACCCCGTCTGCTCCGTGACGAAGATGAACCTCCTGCCCCAGCTGGAAGGCGTGGCCAAGGCCTGCGCCGACAAGGTCCTGGTCCCGCGGGATGCAGGCTGCTGCGGCTTTGCGGGTGACCGGGGCTTCACGCACGCGGAGCTGACGGCCTCGGCCACCAAGCACGAAGCCCGCGAAGTGAAGACCCAGTCCTTCGATGGCTACTACGCCAGCAGCCGCACCTGCGAGGTGGGCATGACCCGGTCCACGGGCCAGGTCTACCGAAGCTTCCTATACTTGCTCGAGTCCGCAACCCGCCCGGAGGCCTCCAAGTGA
- a CDS encoding DNA cytosine methyltransferase → MKTDRSHCSPKSGVVEGAETTPEPSKAKVKALMARKLKRIQDGGEIRTLDLFAGCGGIALGFHAAGYQTVGAVEIDPFAALSFARNFGKHAPHADPATLGLPRDITKLDPPEFLAGLGIKGPVDDSVDVLVGGPPCQAFARVGRAKLREVDSHPQAFKQDPRGNLYLRYLAYIRATRPLAILMENVPDVLNYGGHNISQEVCEILEAEGYSCKYTLLNSAYYGVPQMRERMFLVAIHGVAKRSFEFPKPTHFVNLPSGYEHTRVVALKATRGGGGSLFNDDIFSSDENHLERPPVPKVGLPPSITVEQAIYDLPFLDAAKLLKDGDLIRGAKRFDKPLPYGSEPHTGYARLMREWPGFEARDGVYDHVIRYLPRDFKLFKRMKPGDQYPQAYAMAVTMFKEEYRKLQRKGHAPAEGTKAWQVLWDSFVPPYDASKFPNKWRKLEADMPSRTLLAHLGKDSYSHIHPDNGQGRTISVRDGARLQSFPDGFLFEGTINPAFKQIGNAVPPLMAYALARNIRAALGAKELKDIRVGYIL, encoded by the coding sequence ATGAAGACCGATCGTTCGCATTGCTCACCGAAATCCGGCGTGGTGGAAGGCGCGGAGACGACGCCCGAACCGTCCAAGGCCAAGGTGAAGGCGCTCATGGCAAGGAAGCTCAAGCGGATCCAGGACGGGGGGGAGATCCGCACCCTAGACCTGTTCGCGGGCTGCGGCGGCATCGCCCTGGGTTTCCACGCGGCCGGCTACCAGACGGTCGGCGCGGTGGAGATCGATCCCTTCGCGGCGCTGTCCTTCGCCAGGAACTTCGGGAAGCACGCGCCCCACGCCGACCCGGCGACGCTGGGCCTCCCGAGGGACATCACCAAGCTGGACCCACCCGAATTCCTTGCGGGGCTGGGGATCAAAGGCCCCGTGGACGATTCCGTCGATGTCCTGGTCGGCGGCCCGCCCTGTCAGGCTTTCGCCCGTGTGGGACGGGCCAAGCTGCGCGAGGTGGACAGCCACCCCCAGGCGTTCAAGCAGGATCCGCGCGGGAACCTCTACCTGCGTTACCTGGCCTACATTCGGGCCACCCGGCCGCTGGCGATCCTGATGGAGAATGTGCCGGACGTCCTGAACTACGGCGGGCACAACATCTCCCAGGAAGTGTGCGAGATCCTGGAAGCGGAAGGCTATTCCTGCAAGTACACCCTGCTGAACAGCGCCTACTATGGCGTCCCGCAGATGCGTGAACGGATGTTCCTGGTCGCCATCCACGGCGTTGCCAAGCGCAGCTTCGAGTTCCCCAAACCGACCCACTTCGTGAACCTGCCTTCGGGGTATGAGCACACGCGGGTGGTGGCACTGAAGGCGACCCGTGGGGGTGGTGGGAGCCTTTTCAACGATGACATCTTCAGCAGCGACGAAAACCACCTTGAACGGCCGCCCGTGCCCAAGGTTGGCCTCCCGCCGTCCATCACGGTGGAACAGGCGATCTATGACCTTCCGTTCCTTGACGCGGCCAAGCTGCTGAAGGACGGGGATCTGATCCGGGGCGCCAAGCGGTTCGACAAGCCCTTGCCCTACGGCAGCGAACCCCATACCGGCTACGCGCGCCTGATGCGGGAGTGGCCCGGGTTCGAGGCCAGGGACGGGGTGTATGACCACGTCATCCGCTACCTGCCCCGTGACTTCAAGCTCTTCAAGCGGATGAAGCCGGGGGACCAGTATCCCCAGGCGTATGCGATGGCCGTGACCATGTTCAAGGAGGAATACCGGAAGCTGCAGCGGAAGGGGCACGCCCCGGCCGAAGGCACCAAGGCATGGCAGGTGCTGTGGGATTCGTTCGTCCCACCCTATGACGCCAGCAAGTTCCCGAATAAGTGGCGGAAGCTGGAGGCCGACATGCCGTCCCGGACGCTGCTGGCGCACCTGGGCAAGGATTCCTATTCGCACATCCACCCGGACAACGGGCAGGGTCGGACCATCTCCGTCCGGGATGGCGCGCGCCTGCAGTCCTTCCCGGACGGGTTCCTGTTCGAGGGCACCATCAACCCGGCCTTCAAGCAGATCGGCAACGCGGTCCCGCCCCTGATGGCCTATGCGCTGGCCCGGAACATCCGCGCGGCGCTCGGGGCGAAGGAACTGAAGGACATCAGGGTCGGCTACATCCTCTGA
- a CDS encoding FadR/GntR family transcriptional regulator: MEFTPIKTKRLYEEIVEQIKQLITDGKLKPGDKLLAERELAERFQVSRASVREAIRTLEMLGVIDIRPGEGTFVRSSETDDIIRPLAMFLAVERSSLLDMFEMRRIFETATASLAAERATLEELDQIESMLESMKERLNVQDPEKGEEFDAAFHHAVAEATHNSLLTKLFKTVSEEFAKANSVARRQLYHDNIQNAQKIIDQHSEILAAIRSGSPQMASKAMLSHLIFAEDELRKWIV, translated from the coding sequence ATGGAATTCACCCCCATCAAGACCAAGCGGCTCTACGAAGAGATCGTCGAGCAGATCAAACAGCTCATCACCGACGGGAAGCTGAAGCCCGGGGACAAACTGCTGGCCGAGCGGGAACTGGCCGAGCGGTTCCAGGTCAGCCGTGCCTCGGTACGCGAGGCCATCCGCACCCTCGAGATGCTCGGCGTCATCGACATCCGCCCGGGAGAAGGCACCTTCGTCCGGAGCAGCGAGACCGACGACATCATCCGACCGCTCGCGATGTTCCTTGCCGTCGAGCGCAGCTCGCTGCTCGACATGTTCGAGATGCGGCGGATCTTCGAGACGGCCACCGCCAGCCTCGCCGCAGAGCGCGCCACCCTCGAGGAGCTGGATCAGATCGAATCCATGCTCGAGAGCATGAAGGAACGGCTGAATGTCCAGGACCCCGAGAAAGGCGAGGAGTTCGATGCCGCCTTCCACCACGCGGTCGCCGAGGCCACCCACAACAGCCTTCTGACCAAGCTGTTCAAGACCGTCTCGGAAGAGTTCGCCAAGGCCAACTCCGTGGCCCGCCGCCAGCTGTACCACGACAACATCCAGAACGCCCAGAAGATCATCGACCAGCACTCCGAGATCCTCGCCGCCATTCGATCCGGCTCGCCTCAGATGGCCTCCAAAGCCATGCTGAGCCACCTGATCTTCGCGGAAGACGAGCTGAGGAAGTGGATCGTCTAG
- a CDS encoding lactate utilization protein, whose protein sequence is MPDPRTAILGRLRAAGDSGPLPALDTAVLERRQWPAAERVARLRKGMEAVHTEFLDATPATWPAVVRAFCDREGLKNLLFGPACQDGAALAAAWAPGGTRLMPYDRPVEAFKQELFGEVDAGFTSTVGGVAETGGLLLMPGPAEPRLMSLVPPIHIALLRASTIQDSFWSAVKALGWGRALPPNALMISGPSKTADIEQTLAYGVHGPKRLIVVLVDDLA, encoded by the coding sequence ATGCCTGATCCCCGCACCGCCATCCTTGGCCGACTCCGCGCTGCCGGCGATTCCGGTCCCCTGCCCGCCCTCGACACCGCCGTGCTCGAGCGCCGCCAATGGCCCGCCGCGGAGCGGGTGGCCCGGCTCCGGAAAGGCATGGAGGCCGTCCATACGGAATTCCTCGACGCCACGCCGGCCACCTGGCCCGCCGTGGTACGCGCCTTCTGCGACCGCGAGGGCCTGAAGAACCTGCTCTTCGGTCCCGCCTGCCAGGATGGCGCGGCCCTGGCGGCCGCCTGGGCGCCCGGCGGGACCCGGCTGATGCCGTACGACCGCCCCGTGGAAGCCTTCAAACAGGAACTCTTCGGCGAGGTGGATGCGGGCTTCACCAGCACGGTGGGCGGCGTCGCCGAAACCGGCGGCCTCCTGCTGATGCCCGGTCCCGCCGAGCCCCGGCTCATGTCCTTGGTGCCGCCCATCCACATCGCGCTGCTGCGGGCTTCCACGATCCAGGACAGCTTCTGGTCCGCCGTGAAGGCCCTGGGCTGGGGCCGCGCCCTGCCGCCCAACGCGCTGATGATCTCCGGCCCCAGCAAGACCGCCGACATCGAGCAGACCCTGGCCTATGGCGTACACGGTCCCAAGCGCCTCATCGTCGTGCTGGTGGACGATCTGGCGTAG